The Bacteroidales bacterium genome contains the following window.
AGTATTAGCGTTACGGGAAATTTGGCAGAATCTATGGGGAAAGGACAATCGGTAGAAATACAAGCTGAAAATATTGAATTATATGGTGAAGCTGATGCCGAAACATATCCTCTTCAAAAAAAAGGGCATACACTTGAATTTCTTAGAGAAATTGCACATCTCAGACCAAGAACAAATACTTTTGGTGCTATTTTGAGAATTCGTCATGCAATGGCATTTGCTATTAATAAATATTTTAATGATATTGGTTTTTATTGGTTACATACACCGATTATTACGGGGTCTGATGCTGAGGGTGCAGGAGAAATGTTCAGAGTAACAACATTAGATACAATTAATCCGCCAAAAAATCATGATGGAACTATTAATTTTGAAAAAGATTTTTTTGGTAAAGAAACCAACCTGACAGTTTCAGGTCAATTAGAAGCCGAACTCGGAGCTATGGCATTGTCTGAAGTTTATACTTTTGGACCTACCTTTAGGGCAGAAAACTCAAACACACCTCGTCATCTCGCAGAATTCTGGATGGTTGAGCCGGAAATGGCTTTTTATGATATTAATGACGATATGGACCTTGCTGAAGATTTTTGTAAATACCTAATTAAATATTCTCTTGAAAATTGTAGTGATGACCTTGAGTTTCTTAATAAAATGTATGATAATGAGCTAATTAGCAGGTTGGGTTTTATTGTTGAAAATAATTTTAAACGCTTAACATATACCGAAGCAGTTGACATTCTTAAAAAATCGGAACAAAAATTTGAATTTCCTGTTGACTGGGGCTTAGATTTGCAAGCAGAACATGAAAGATACCTTGTTGAAAAAGTATTTAAAAGACCTGTTATACTTATTGATTATCCAAAAGATATAAAAGCATTTTATATGAAACAAAACGAAGACGGAAAAACAGTAAGGGCAATGGATGTTTTGTTTCCTAAAATAGGCGAAATTATAGGTGGTTCACAAAGAGAGGAAAATTATGAAAAACTGAAAAAAAGAATTAGCGAATTAAATATTCCTGAAACAGAAATGTGGTGGTATCTTGATACAAGAAAATTCGGAACGGTTCCTCATAGCGGATTTGGACTTGGTTTTGAACGACTTATACTTTTCATAACAGGTATGAGCAACATAAGAGATGTTATTCCTTTTCCACGAACACCTAAAAATGCGGAATTTTAACCCGCTTTATTCATACAAAAACGGAGTGAATTGTATAAATGTGAGATGGATAAGGGGAAGCAAAGCGGGAAATCCCGCATTAGAAGAACCCAAATTTGTGGTTGTTAAAAACAACAAATTTGTTGGTACTTCTTATGCGTAAAAAAATTATGAATTTTTCGGGTTAACCTATATTTTTCGGGTTAAATAATAGATTAACCGTTCACAAGTTTAATAAAGAACATAACATAGATTTAAGTTGGCAGTAGGCAATTGACAGTTTGCAATTGCCTGCTGTAAATTGTTAATTTTTTACTTTATATACTGAGTCTCAGTAGAACGCTTGTCGAAGTATAAATCATATAATAGAGTATCCTGAAAAATATAAAAGGAACTCCAATTGACATTTTGCCTACTGTTAATTGTCAATTGTCAACTTTTAATTTAATATGTATAAATTATAATCAACTATTTAGTGCTTGTTCATAATATCAAACAATTTTTGA
Protein-coding sequences here:
- the asnS gene encoding asparagine--tRNA ligase, giving the protein MEQKRRIKIKKLLSSTNYGDSVHVKGWVRTKRGNKNILFIALNDGSIIHNIQIVVNVSDFDENLLKRITTGASISVTGNLAESMGKGQSVEIQAENIELYGEADAETYPLQKKGHTLEFLREIAHLRPRTNTFGAILRIRHAMAFAINKYFNDIGFYWLHTPIITGSDAEGAGEMFRVTTLDTINPPKNHDGTINFEKDFFGKETNLTVSGQLEAELGAMALSEVYTFGPTFRAENSNTPRHLAEFWMVEPEMAFYDINDDMDLAEDFCKYLIKYSLENCSDDLEFLNKMYDNELISRLGFIVENNFKRLTYTEAVDILKKSEQKFEFPVDWGLDLQAEHERYLVEKVFKRPVILIDYPKDIKAFYMKQNEDGKTVRAMDVLFPKIGEIIGGSQREENYEKLKKRISELNIPETEMWWYLDTRKFGTVPHSGFGLGFERLILFITGMSNIRDVIPFPRTPKNAEF